One Amaranthus tricolor cultivar Red isolate AtriRed21 chromosome 1, ASM2621246v1, whole genome shotgun sequence DNA window includes the following coding sequences:
- the LOC130802227 gene encoding ATP synthase subunit alpha, chloroplastic-like, whose translation MVDTEASIKAADYITLHMDFRALCELLIGFLYEYTIVVAETADSPATLQYLAPYTGAALAEYFMYRERHTLIIYDDLSKQAQAYRQMSLLLRRPPGREAYPGDVFYLHSRLLESAAKLSSRLGEGSMTALPIVETQSGDVSAYIPTNVISITDGQIFLSADLFNAGIRPAINVGISVSRVGSAAQIKAMKQIAGKLKLELAQFAELEAFAQFASDLDKATQNQLARGQRLRELLKQPQSAPLKVEEQVLTIYTGTNGYLDSLELEQVRKFIVELRTYVKTNKPEFQEIISSTKTFTEDAEALLKEAIQEQMERFRLQEQA comes from the exons ATGGTTGATACAGAAGCTAGTATAAAGGCTGCTGACTACATCACCTTGCACATGGATTTCAGAGCGTTGTGTGAGTTATTAATAGGGTTCTT atatgagtacaCTATTGTGGTAGCCGAAACAGCGGATTCCCCCGCTACATTACAGTATCTGGCTCCTTATACCGGAGCGGCGCTGGCGGAATATTTTATGTACCGTGAACGACACACTTTAATCATTTATGATGATCTTTCCAAACAAGCACAAGCCTATCGCCAAATGTCTCTTCTATTACGAAGACCGCCTGGTCGTGAAGCTTATCCAGGAGATGTTTTTTATTTGCATTCACGACTTTTGGAAAGTGCCGCTAAATTAAGTTCTCGTTTAGGTGAAGGAAGTATGACTGCTTTACCAATAGTCGAGACCCAATCAGGAGATGTTTCGGCTTATATTCCTACGAATGTAATTTCCATTACAGATGGACAAATATTTTTATCCGCCGATCTATTCAATGCTGGAATCAGACCAGCAATTAATGTGGGTATTTCTGTTTCTAGGGTGGGGTCCGCAGCTCAAATTAAAGCTATGAAACAAATAGCTGGTAAATTAAAACTGGAACTGGCCCAATTTGCAGAATTAGAAGCCTTTGCCCAATTTGCTTCTGATCTTGATAAAGCTACTCAGAATCAGTTGGCAAGAGGGCAACGATTACGTGAATTACTGAAACAACCCCAATCAGCTCCTCTCAAGGTCGAAGAACAGGTATTGACTATATATACCGGAAcgaatggttatcttgattcATTAGAACTTGAGCAAGTAAGGAAATTTATTGTTGAATTACGTACTTATGTAAAAACTAATAAACCGGAGTTCCAAGAAATTATATCTTCTACCAAGACATTTACTGAAGACGCAGAAGCCCTTTTAAAAGAAGCTATTCAAGAACAGATGGAACGCTTTCGACTTCAGGAACAAGCGTAA
- the LOC130806503 gene encoding DNA-directed RNA polymerase subunit beta''-like gives MEVLMAERANLVFHNKAIDGIAMKRLISRLIDHFGMAYTSHILDQVKTLGFQQATATSISLGIDDLLTIPSKGWLVQDAEQQSLSLEKHHHYGNVHAVEKLRQSIEIWYSTSEYLRQEMNPNFRMTDPYNPVYIMSFSGARGNVSQVHQLVGMRGLMSDPQGQMIDLPIQSNLREGLSLTEYIISCYGARKGVVDTAVRTSDAGYLTRRLVEVVQHIVVRRTDCGTIRGISVTSRNGIMPERIFIQTLIGRVLADDIYMGSRCIATRNQDIGVGLVNRFITLRTQPVSIRTPFTCRSASWICRLCYGRSPTHGDRVELGEAVGIIAGQSIGEPGTQLTLRTFHTGGVFTGGTAEHVRAPSNGKIQFNEDLVHPTRTRHGHPAFLCYIDLYVTIESEDTLHNVNIPPKSFLLVQNNQYVESEQVIAEIRAGTSNLNFKERVRKHIYSDSEGEMHWSTDVYHAPEFTYGNVHLLPKTSHLWILSGRPYRSSVVPFSLSKDQDQTNIHSLSFEQIDISNPSVINDQIKEKLSDSFSKKEDRIPDYSELNLIYPAKNSDLLAKKRRNRFIIPFQSNQEREKDLRYRSGLSIEIPINGIFRRNSIFAYFDDPRYRRKSSGITKYGTTEMHSIVKKEDLIEYRGVKEFRPKYQMKVDRFFFIPEEVHILPGSSSIMVRNNSIIGVDTQITLNTRSRVGGVVRVERKKKKIELKIFSGDIHFPGETDKISRHSGILIPPGRTNSKDSKDLKNWIYVQRITPTKKKSFVLVRPVVPYEITDGINLTTLFPQYLLQERDNVQLRVVNYILYGNGKATREISDTSIQLVRTCLVLNWNQNKKSSSIEEARASFVEVKTNGMIRDFLRIHLVKSHISYIGKRDDPLSEKNEGSNHTNMNPFYSIYSKTKLQQSFNQNQGTVRTLLGINKESQFCIILSSSKCFRIGPFPSKGVKSHKESIQKDSLSLIRNSFGSLGTALPISHFFSFYHLITHNQISVINYLQLDNLKQTFQLIKFPYYLMDENGKIYNPDPCSNIILNPLKLNWYFLHYNFCEETSTKIYLGQFVCENVCMTKNGPYLKSGQVIIVQFDSVVIRLAKPYLATPGATVHGHYGSIVYEGDTLVTFIYEKSRSGDITQGLPKVEQVLEVRSIDSISMNLEKRIDGWNERIRRILGIPWGFLIGAELTIAQSRISLVNKIQKVYRSQGVQIHNRHIEIIVRQITSKVLVSEDGMSNVFLPGELIGLFRAERTGRALDEAICYRATLLGITRASLNTQSFISEASFQETARVLAKAALRGRIDWLKGLKENVVLGGMIPVGTGFKGVVHHSSQHKGIPLKTKKKNLFEGEMRDILFYHRELFDSYLSKNFCDRSKQQ, from the coding sequence ATGGAGGTACTTATGGCAGAACGGGCCAATTTGGTCTTTCACAATAAAGCGATAGATGGAATTGCCATGAAACGACTTATTAGTCGATTAATCGATCACTTTGGAATGGCATATACGTCACACATCCTGGATCAAGTAAAGACTCTGGGTTTCCAGCAAGCCACTGCTACATCCATTTCATTAGGAATTGATGATCTTTTAACAATACCTTCTAAAGGATGGCTAGTCCAAGATGCTGaacaacaaagtttgagtttgGAAAAACACCATCATTATGGGAATGTACACGCGGTAGAAAAATTACGTCAATCTATTGAGATATGGTATTCTACAAGTGAATATTTGCGACAAGAAATGAATCCTAATTTTAGGATGACTGACCCTTATAATCCAGTCTATATAATGTCTTTTTCGGGAGCTAGAGGAAATGTGTCTCAGGTACATCAATTAGTAGGTATGAGAGGATTAATGTCAGATCCACAAGGACAAATGATTGATTTACCTATTCAAAGCAATTTACGCGAAGGACTCTCTTTAACAGAATATATCATTTCTTGCTACGGAGCCCGCAAAGGAGTTGTGGATACTGCTGTACGAACATCAGACGCTGGATATCTCACGCGAAGGCTTGTCGAAGTAGTTCAACATATTGTTGTACGTAGAACGGATTGTGGCACTATTCGAGGTATTTCTGTAACTTCTCGGAACGGCATAATGCCGGAAAGAATTTTTATCCAAACATTAATCGGTCGTGTATTAGCAGATGATATATATATGGGTTCACGGTGCATTGCCACCCGAAACCAAGATATCGGGGTTGGACTTGTCAACCGATTCATAACGCTTCGAACCCAACCAGTATCCATTCGAACTCCTTTTACTTGTAGGAGTGCATCTTGGATCTGTCGATTATGCTATGGCCGGAGTCCGACTCACGGCGACCGGGTTGAATTGGGAGAAGCTGTGGGTATTATTGCGGGTCAATCTATTGGGGAACCTGGTACTCAACTAACATTAAGAACTTTTCATACGGGCGGAGTATTCACAGGGGGTACTGCAGAACATGTACGAGCCCCTTCTAATGGAAAAATCCAATTCAATGAGGATTTAGTTCATCCCACACGTACACGTCATGGACATCCCGCCTTTCTATGTTATATCGACTTGTATGTCACTATTGAGAGTGAAGATACTCTACATAATGTAAATATTCCGCCCAAAAGTTTTCTTTTAGTTCAAAACAATCAATATGTTGAATCCGAACAAGTGATTGCTGAAATTCGCGCGGGGACAtctaacttgaattttaagGAAAGGGTTCGAAAACATATTTATTCGGACTCAGAAGGAGAAATGCACTGGAGTACCGATGTGTACCATGCACCCGAATTTACATACGGTAATGTTCATCTCTTACCAAAAACAAGTCATTTATGGATATTATCCGGAAGGCCGTACAGATCGAGTGTAGTCCCCTTTTCGCTCTCCAAGGATCAAGATCAAACGAAcattcattctctttctttcgAACAAATAGATATTTCTAACCCCTCAGTCATTAATGAtcaaataaaagagaaattatcGGACTCTTTTAGTAAAAAAGAGGATAGGATTCCTGATTATTCCGAACTTAATCTCATATATCCTGCAAAAAATTCTGATTTATTGGCAAAGAAACGAAGAAATAGATTCATTATTCCATTTCAATCGAATCAAGAACGAGAAAAAGACTTAAGGTACCGTTCTGGTCTCTCAATTGAAATACCTATAAATGGTATTTTTCGTAGAAATAGTATTTTTGCTTATTTCGATGATCCTCGATACCGAAGAAAGAGTTCGGGAATTACTAAATATGGGACTACAGAAATGCATTCAATCGTTAAAAAAGAGGATTTGATTGAGTATCGAGGAGTCAAAGAATTTCGACCAAAATACCAAATGAAAGTAGATCGGTTTTTTTTCATTCCCGAAGAAGTTCATATCTTACCCGGATCTTCGTCCATAATGGTACGCAACAATAGTATCATTGGAGTAGATACACAAATCACTTTAAATACAAGAAGCCGAGTGGGCGGAGTGGTCCGAGtggagaggaaaaaaaaaaagattgaacttaaaattttttctggAGATATACATTTTCCTGGGGAGACAGATAAAATATCCCGACATAGTGGCATTTTGATACCACCAGGCAGAACAAATTCCAAGGACTCAAAAGATTTGAAAAATTGGATCTATGTCCAACGGATCACCCCTACTAAGAAAAAATCTTTTGTTTTGGTTCGACCCGTAGTCCCATATGAAATAACGGACGGTATCAATTTAACAACACTTTTCCCTCAGTATTTGTTGCAGGAAAGGGATAATGTGCAACTTCGAGTTGTCAATTATATCCTTTATGGAAATGGCAAAGCCACTCGAGAAATTTCTGACACAAGTATTCAATTAGTACGTACTTGTTTAGTATTGAATtggaatcaaaataaaaaaagttcttCTATTGAAGAGGCCCGTGCTTCTTTTGTTGAAGTAAAAACAAACGGTATGATTCGAGATTTTCTAAGGATCCATTTAGTGAAATCCCATATTTCGTATATCGGGAAACGAGATGATCCATTATCAGAAAAAAATGAGGGATCAAATCATACCAATATGAATCCATTTTATTCCATTTATTCAAAGACAAAACTTCAACAATCATTTAACCAAAATCAAGGAACTGTTCGTACGTTGTTGGGTATAAACAAAGAATCtcaattttgtataattttgtcATCATCCAAATGTTTTCGAATAGGTCCATTCCCATCCAAAGGTGTAAAATCTCACAAAGAATCAATTCAAAAAGATTCCCTAAGTTTAATTAGGAATTCGTTTGGTTCTTTAGGGACAGCCCTTCcaatttctcattttttttcattttaccaTTTAATAACTCATAATCAGATCTcggtaattaattatttgcaacttgacaatttaaaacaaacctttcaactaattaaatttccGTATTATTTAATGgatgaaaatggaaaaatttATAATCCCGATCCATGCAGTAACATCATTTTGAATccattaaaattgaattggtattttcttcattataatttttgtgAAGAGACATCCACAAAAATTTATCTTGGACAATTTGTTTGTGAAAATGTATGTATGACCAAAAATGGACCATACTTAAAATCGGGTCAAGTTATAATTGTTCAATTTGACTCCGTAGTAATAAGATTGGCTAAGCCCTATTTGGCTACTCCGGGAGCAACAGTTCATGGTCATTATGGATCAATCGTTTATGAGGGGGATACATTAGTTacatttatatatgaaaaatcgAGGTCTGGTGACATAACGCAAGGTCTTCCAAAGGTGGAACAAGTTTTAGAAGTTCGTTCCATTGATTCAATATCTATGAATCTAGAAAAGAGGATTGATGGTTGGAACGAACGTATAAGACGAATTCTTGGAATTCCTTGGGGATTCTTGATTGGGGCTGAGCTAACTATAGCGCAAAGTCGTATCTCTTTGGTTAATAAGATCCAAAAGGTTTATCGATCACAAGGGGTGCAGATACATAATAGGCATATAGAAATTATTGTACGTCAAATAACATCAAAAGTCTTGGTTTCAGAAGATGGAATGTCTAATGTTTTTTTGCCCGGAGAACTTATTGGATTGTTTCGGGCAGAACGAACGGGGCGCGCTTTGGACGAAGCAATATGTTATCGAGCTACCTTATTGGGAATAACTCGAGCATCTTTGAATACGCAAAGTTTTATATCCGAAGCGAGTTTTCAGGAAACTGCTCGAGTTTTAGCAAAAGCGGCTCTCCGGGGCCGTATCGATTGGTTGAAAGGACTAAAAGAAAATGTTGTTCTAGGGGGAATGATACCTGTTGGGACCGGATTCAAAGGAGTCGTACACCATTCAAGTCAACATAAGGGTATTCcgttgaaaacaaaaaaaaagaatctaTTCGAGGGAGAAATGAGAGATATTTTGTTTTACCACAGAGAATTATTTGATTCTTATCTTTCAAAGAATTTCTGTGATAGATCAAAACAACAATGA
- the LOC130806544 gene encoding 30S ribosomal protein S2, chloroplastic, with the protein MTRRYWNINLEEMMEAGVHFGHGTRKWNPRMSPYISTKCKGIHIINLTRTARFLSEACDLVFDASSRGKQFLIVGTKNKAADSVAWAAIRARCHYVNKKWLGGMLTNWSTTETRLQKFRDLRMEQKTGRLARLPKRDAAVVKRQLSHLQTYLGGIKYMTGLPDIVIIVDQQEEYTALRECITLGIPTICLIDTNCDPDLADISIPANDDAIASIRLILTKLVFAICEGRSSYIRNP; encoded by the coding sequence ATGACAAGAAGATATTGGAACATCAATTTGGAAGAGATGATGGAAGCGGGAGTTCATTTTGGTCACGGTACTCGTAAATGGAATCCTAGAATGTCGCCTTATATCTCTACAAAATGTAAAGGTATTCATATTATAAATCTTACTAGAACTGCTCGTTTTTTATCAGAGGCTTGTGATTTAGTTTTTGATGCATCAAGTAGAGGAaaacaatttttaattgtaGGGACAAAAAATAAAGCAGCTGATTCAGTAGCATGGGCTGCAATAAGGGCTCGCTGTCATTATGTTAATAAAAAGTGGCTGGGGGGTATGTTAACGAATTGGTCCACGACAGAAACGCGACTTCAAAAATTCAGGGACTTGAGAATGGAACAAAAGACAGGGAGACTCGCTCGTCTTCCAAAGAGAGACGCAGCCGTGGTGAAGAGACAATTATCTCACTTGCAAACATATTTGGGCGGGATCAAGTATATGACAGGATTACCGGATATTGTAATCATCGTTGATCAACAAGAAGAATATACAGCCCTTCGAGAATGTATTACTTTGGGAATTCCAACGATTTGTTTAATCGATACAAATTGTGACCCGGATCTCGCAGATATTTCGATTCCGGCAAACGATGACGCTATAGCTTCAATTCGATTAATTCTTACTAAATTAGTATTTGCAATTTGTGAAGGTCGCTCTAGCTATATAAGAAATCCTTGA
- the LOC130806535 gene encoding ATP synthase subunit a, chloroplastic, protein MNIPSYSLNTLKGLYDISGVEVGQHFYWQIGGFQIHGQVLITSWVVIAILLGSAAIAVRSPQTIPTGGQNFFEYVLEFIRDVSKTQIGEEYRPWVPFIGTMFLFIFVSNWSGALLPWKIIQLPHGELAAPTNDINTTVALALLTSVAYFYAGLTKRGLSYFGKYIQPTPILLPINILEDFTKPLSLSFRLFGNILADELVVVVLVSLVPLVVPIPVMFLGLFTSGIQALIFATLAAAYIGESMEGHH, encoded by the coding sequence ATGAATATTCCATCATATTCACTTAACACACTAAAGGGGTTATATGATATATCTGGTGTGGAAGTAGGCCAACATTTCTATTGGCAAATAGGAGGTTTCCAAATTCATGGTCAAGTACTTATAACTTCTTGGGTTGTAATTGCTATCTTATTAGGTTCAGCTGCTATAGCTGTTCGGAGTCCACAAACTATTCCGACTGGCGGTCAAAATTTCTTTGAATATGTCCTTGAATTCATTCGAGACGTGAGCAAAACTCAAATTGGAGAAGAGTATCGTCCTTGGGTTCCCTTTATTGGGACTatgtttctatttatttttgtttcgaATTGGTCAGGGGCTCTTTTGCCTTGGAAAATCATACAATTACCTCATGGGGAGTTAGCCGCACCCACCAATGATATAAATACGACTGTTGCTTTAGCTTTACTCACGTCAGTAGCCTATTTCTATGCGGGTCTTACAAAAAGAGGATTAAGTTATTTTGGTAAATACATTCAACCAACCCCAATTCTTTTACCCATTAACATCTTAGAAGATTTCACAAAACCTCTATCACTTAGTTTTCGACTTTTCGGAAATATATTAGCGGATGAATTAGtagttgttgttcttgtttcttTAGTACCTTTAGTGGTTCCTATACCTGTGATGTTTCTTGGATTATTTACAAGTGGTATTCAGGCTCTTATTTTTGCAACTTTAGCTGCAGCTTATATAGGCGAATCCATGGAGGGTCATCATTGA
- the LOC130802312 gene encoding NAD(P)H-quinone oxidoreductase subunit 5, chloroplastic-like, with protein MEHIYQYAWIIPLLPLPVPLLIGAGLFFFPIATKNLRRIWAFSSISLLSIVMVFSMNLSIQQINSNFIYQYVWSWTINNDFSLEFGYLLDPLTSIMSMLITTVAILVLIYSDNYMSHDQGYLRFFAYMSFFNTSMLGLVTSSNLIQIYIFWELVGMCSYLLIGFWFTRPIAANACQKAFVTNRVGDFGLLLGILGLYWITGSFEFRDLFEIFNNLINANQVNSLFCILCAFLLFAGAIAKSAQFPLHVWLPDAMEGPTPISALIHAATMVAAGIFLVARLLPLFIVIPYIMYGISFIGIITVLLGATLALAQKDIKRSLAYSTMSQLGYMMLALGMGSYRAALFHLITHAYSKALLFLGSGSIIHSMETIVGYSPDKSQNMILMGGLTKHVPITKNAFLIGTLSLCGIPPLACFWSKDEILNDSWIYSPIFAIIAYFTAGLTAFYMFRIYLLTFEGHLNLFFKNYSGKKSSSFYSISLWGKKELKSINPKFPLLTLLTLNNKEKTHFFSKKPYQIDRNFRKMMRPFLTITDFANKNISLYPHESDNTMLFPLIVLILFTFFIGFIGIPFNKEEMDLDILTKWLNPSINLLHSNSNDSVDWYDFVINATFSTNN; from the exons ATGGAACATATATACCAATATGCATGGATCATACCCTTACTTCCACTTCCAGTTCCTTTGTTAATAGGAGCTGGACTTTTCTTTTTTCCGATAGCAACAAAAAATCTTCGACGGATATGGGCTTTTTCGAGTATTTCGTTGTTAAGTATAGTTATGGTTTTTTCGATGAATCTGTCTATTCAGCAAATaaatagtaattttatttaCCAATATGTCTGGTCTTGGACcattaataatgatttttcttTAGAATTTGGCTACTTGCTCGATCCACTTACTTCTATTATGTCAATGTTAATTACTACTGTTGCAATTCTGGTTCTTATTTATAGTGATAATTATATGTCTCATGATCAGGGATatttgcgattttttgcgtatATGAGTTTTTTCAATACGTCGATGTTGGGTTTAGTTACTAGTTCAAATTtgatacaaatttatattttttgggaaTTAGTTGGAATGTGTTCATATCTATTAATAGGTTTTTGGTTCACAAGGCCTATTGCCGCAAATGCTTGTCAAAAAGCGTTTGTGACTAATCGTGTAGGAGATTTTGGTTTATTATTAGGAATTTTAGGTCTTTATTGGATAACAGGTAGTTTCGAATTTCGGGATTTGTTTGAAATATTCAATAACTTAATTAATGCTAATCAGGTCAATtccttattttgtattttatgtgCTTTCTTATTATTTGCTGGTGCAATTGCTAAATCTGCCCAATTTCCCCTTCATGTATGGTTACCCGATGCTATGGAGGGACCTACCCCTATTTCAGCTCTTATACATGCTGCTACCATGGTAGCAGCGGGAATTTTTCTAGTCGCTCGACTGCTTCCTCTTTTCATAGTTATACCTTACATAATGTATGGAATATCTTTTATAGGTATAATAACAGTACTTTTAGGCGCGACTTTAGCTCTTGCTCAAAAAGACATTAAGCGAAGTTTAGCTTATTCTACAATGTCTCAATTGGGTTATATGATGTTAGCTCTAGGTATGGGTTCTTATCGAGCGGctttatttcatttgattactCATGCTTATTCAAAAGCATTATTGTTTTTAGGGTCCGGATCTATTATTCATTCAATGGAAACTATTGTTGGATATTCTCCGGATAAAAGTCAGAATATGATTCTTATGGGGGGGTTAACAAAACATGTGCCAATTACAAAAAATGCTTTTTTAATAGGTACACTTTCTCTTTGTGGTATTCCACCGCTTGCTTGTTTTTGGTCCAAAGATGAAATTCTTAATGATAGTTGGATCTATTCGCCAATTTTTGCAATAATAGCTTATTTCACAGCTGGATTAACCGCCTTTTATATGTTTCGAATCTATTTACTTACGTTTGAAGGCCatttaaaccttttttttaaaaattacagtGGAAAAAAAAGTAGTTCGTTTTATTCAATATCTTTATGGggtaaaaaagaattaaaaagcaTTAATCCAAAATTTCCTTTATTAACCTTATTAACACtgaataataaagaaaagacTCATTTCTTTTCGAAAAAACCATATCAAATTGATAGAAATTTCCGAAAAATGATGCGACCTTTTCTTACTATTACTGATTTTGCCAATAAGAATATTTCTTTATATCCTCATGAATCGGACAATACTATGTTATTTCCTCTGATTGTATTGATtctgtttactttttttattggaTTCATAGGAATTCCATTTAATAAAGAAGAAATGGATTTGGATATATTAACTAAATGGTTAAATCCATCTATAAATCTTTTACATTCAAATTCGAATGATTCCGTAGATTGGTATGATTTTGTGATAAATGCAACTTTTTCG ACGAATAATTGA
- the LOC130806518 gene encoding protein TIC 214-like, producing MIFQSFLLGNLVSLGMKIINSVVVVGLYYGFLTTFSIGPSYLFLLRSQVMEEGEEGTEKKVSATTGFIMGQLMMFISIYYTPLHLALGRPHTITVLALPYLLFHFFWNNHKHFFDYGSTSRNSMRNLSIQCVFLNNLIFQLFNYFILPSSTLARLVNIYMFRCNNKMLFVTSSFVGWLIGHILFMKWVGLVLVWIQQNPSIRSNKYLVSELRNSMARIFSILFFITCVYYLGRMPSPIFTKKLKETPETKESEEETEQEEEGFTEEDPSPSLFSEEKEDPDKIQIDEMEKIRVNGKDKTKDEFHLHLKEACYKNSPTSLEILKEEKKNFFGFEKSLLFLLFDYKRWNRPTRYIKNNRFENAVRNEMSQYFFYTCQNDGKQRISFTYPPSLSIFWEMIQRKISWDTTEKFLYDDELSNNWISTNEQKRNSLSNELNNRITVLDKDIFYIDVLDKKTRLCLENKIVN from the coding sequence atgatttttcaatcttttctaCTAGGTAATCTAGTATCCTTAGGCATGAAGATAATCAATTCGGTCGTTGTGGTCGGACTCTATTATGGATTTCTGACCACATTCTCCATAGGGCCCTCTTATCTCTTCCTTCTCCGATCTCAGGTtatggaagaaggagaagaaggaacCGAGAAGAAGGTATCAGCAACAACTGGTTTTATTATGGGACAGCTCATGATGTTCATATCGATCTATTATACGCCTCTGCATCTAGCATTGGGTAGACCTCATACAATAACTGTCCTAGCTCTACCCTATCTTTTGTTTCATTTCTTCTGGAACAATCACAAACACTTTTTTGATTATGGATCTACTAGCAGAAATTCAATGCGTAATCTCAGCATTCAATGTGTATTCctgaataatctcatttttcaattattcaACTATTTCATTTTACCAAGTTCAACGTTAGCCAGATTAGTCAACATTTATATGTTTCGATGCAACAACAAGATGTTATTTGTAACAAGTAGTTTTGTTGGTTGGTTAATTGGTCACATTTTATTCATGAAATGGGTTGGATTGGTATTAGTCTGGATACAGCAAAATCCTTCTATTCGATCTAATAAGTACCTTGTGTCAGAATTGAGAAATTCTATGGCTCGAATCTTTAGTATTCTCTTCTTTATTACCTGTGTCTACTATTTAGGCAGAATGCCGTCACctatttttactaaaaaacTGAAAGAAACCCCAGAAACGAAAGAAAGTGAGGAAGAAACAGAACAGGAAGAAGAGGGATTCACCGAAGAAGATCCTTCTCCTTCCCTTTTTTCGGAAGAAAAGGAGGATCCGGACAAAATCCAAATCGATGAAATGGAAAAGATCCGAGTGAATGGAAAGGACAAAACAAAGGATGAATTCCACTTGCACTTAAAAGAAGCATGCTATAAAAATAGCCCAACTTCGTTAGAAATActtaaagaagaaaagaaaaacttcTTCGGGTTTGAAAAatcccttctttttcttcttttcgacTATAAACGTTGGAATCGTCCAACGCGATATATAAAAAACAATCGATTTGAAAATGCGGTAAGAAATGAAATgtcacaatattttttttatacatgtcAAAATGATGGAAAACAAAGAATTTCTTTTACATATCCACCCAGTTTATCAATTTTCTGGGAAATGATACAAAGAAAGATTTCTTGGGATACAACAGAAAAATTCTTATATGATGATGAACTATCCAATAATTGGATTTCTACaaatgaacaaaaaagaaacagtttaagcaatgaattaaataatagaaTTACGGTTCTAGACAAAGACATTTTTTATATAGATGTACTCGATAAAAAAACAAGATTATGCTTAGAAaacaaaatagtaaattaa
- the LOC130806579 gene encoding uncharacterized protein LOC130806579: MKMDGECPIQLIGPCRNKVQVYRSVRMPQLHTSLHFHLTPIVMINGSSRRDLLLNSQNFCHSIPAGAENPSLPRLCYWRLWGSRNRRALILGWAYYLDAFSSYPLRTWLPSVYRGHDNWYTRGASFPVLSY; encoded by the coding sequence atgaaaatggatggcgAGTGCCCGATCCAATTGATCGGGCCATGTAGGAACAAGGTTCAAGTCTATCGGTCTGTTAGGATGCCTCAGCTGCATACATCACTGCACTTCCACTTGACACCTATCGTAATGATAAACGGCTCGTCTCGCCGTGACCTTCTCTTGAATTCTCAAAACTTCTGTCACTCCATCCCCGCAGGGGCAGAGAACCCGTCGCTGCCTCGGCTGTGCTATTGGCGGCTCTGGGGAAGTCGGAATAGGAGAGCACTCATCTTGGGGTGGGCTTACTACTTAGATGCTTTCAGCAGTTATCCGCTCCGCACTTGGCTACCCAGCGTTTACCGTGGGCACGATAACTGGTACACCAGAGGTGCGTCCTTCCCGGTCCTCTCGTACTAG